From the Gossypium hirsutum isolate 1008001.06 chromosome A02, Gossypium_hirsutum_v2.1, whole genome shotgun sequence genome, the window CTTTGGATGGAAGCTCCATTCTCAGCCATGTTTCATTCATGTCAATAATTTCAGGTATGCATCTGGTCCCAGAAATATGCCGTTAAATTTAGGTCAAATAGGGTGGTATGATCTTGAAGGTTGTATCCATGGTGTAATGAACTTCTggtggtttttatttttatttatcttctgCAGGAAAATGGAATGGTCTGTTAGAAGCAATGTGGATGCCAGTGGGTTTGATCCTTCTTCCAGCAACGGTGGCGGCCCAGATTAATTAGGGCCATCCAAGGTATTCAAACCAAACTAGGTGTGAGGATTCAGGAGCTAAGGAAAAATCTCCCCATGAAGATACTCTTTTCTTGGTAGGATTTTATTGTGCAACAGCATTTGCAACTTTTATTGGGCAGACAGGTGACTGGGATATCTATCTGCTGCCTTGGCTGTGTTTGTTGTAGAGGGTATAGGAGCCCTCATGTATAGGGCTTCTCTTCCTCTACTCGACAATGTTAGGAGTCTGATCACCATATTTAACTATTGGAAAGCTGGCCTTTCTCTTGGTCTCTTCTTGGATTCATTTAAGTATGAATTGGATAAGATTACTGGCTTTAGCAATCCTTGAGTTTTACCTGGATGTGTTTGCTCTATTCATGTAGCCTGCTGCTGTACCATATGCTTTATGGTAACATATCATGCATCTATCATAAGAAACACAACACAAGTTAGTCAAGACTTGAATCCATGCATGGCCCAAACTCTGGTTGCCACTCATGCCCTTTGATGGACTATAGTGGTGGCATTAAGAAGGAAGCAGTCCAGTTGAAAAGTTCTTCGAAGAAAAAATGTTGCTCATTTCATACAGAGAAGAAATTCCTTGGACTTGTCACCTTTGGTGTCTTTTGGTTCCTTAAGTTCATTCTTAACTTCAAATGGCATGTAGAATTTCCTGGTTATAGTTTTCCCAGTACTGGATCATATGATCATTGAAGATGAGATAGTTGAGAAGTTTTTCCATGCTACAGTTTAGCCCAGATGACTGATTCCA encodes:
- the LOC107951324 gene encoding LOW QUALITY PROTEIN: uncharacterized protein (The sequence of the model RefSeq protein was modified relative to this genomic sequence to represent the inferred CDS: inserted 3 bases in 3 codons), whose protein sequence is MLLVNELSLCRFIPSYDHDNQVVSEFFCFHFKLSNSSDAALNLGPCSHKNVCSFGWKLHSQPCFIHVNNFRKMEWSVRSNVDASGFDPSSSNGXRPRLIRAIQGIQTKLGVRIQELRKNLPMKILXFLVGFYCATAFATFIGQTGDWDXLSAALAVFVVEGIGALMYRASLPLLDNVRSLITIFNYWKAGLSLGLFLDSFKYELDKITGFSNP